The region AGCGTGATACAGCATGCGGCCGCCCGCCGGGATCGACAGCGGATGGCAGCGCAACGCGACGGCCAGCGCCGTCAGCGCCTCTTTAAGCGCGCCGTCGGCCTCGATCGTGACCGAGCAGCCGGCGATCCGTTCGATGTCGGCGGGATCGCCGCTAAACAGGTAAAGTGGATGAAAACCGCCGATCGATGCGCCCTGGTCGCGCGCCGGTGCCAGCAATTCGACCGGCGAGGCGCCGCTGCAATGCACGAGCGCCTTGGCGTGCGGACCGCCCGCAGCGTCCGGGGCGAAGCGCAGTGTGTGTGCTGTCGTACCGATACTGTCATCGGGAACGGCTAAAAAGACGATATCGGCGGCGTCGACGGCCTGTTGTGGATCGTCGAATGCCGCGCAATGCTGGATTTGACTGGCGAGCCGGTTGGCCGAGGTTGCCGTGCGGCTCGCCACCGCCGTGACCGGATAGCCGGCGCGAGAGAAGCCGTGCGCGAGACACCGCGCGAGCCGGCCCGCACCGATGAAACCG is a window of Paraburkholderia sp. IMGN_8 DNA encoding:
- a CDS encoding DUF2520 domain-containing protein — translated: MSQPSLPRLGFIGAGRLARCLAHGFSRAGYPVTAVASRTATSANRLASQIQHCAAFDDPQQAVDAADIVFLAVPDDSIGTTAHTLRFAPDAAGGPHAKALVHCSGASPVELLAPARDQGASIGGFHPLYLFSGDPADIERIAGCSVTIEADGALKEALTALAVALRCHPLSIPAGGRMLYHAAAHYAASFALCSLAECVALWRTLGFAEDDALRALLPMLAGTIETARDKGLPNALAGPVSRGDTGVVEKQLALLEGLGGDHAALYGLLSRRAVGLAERRDKPPAAIDAIAEAVEESLNRSLNQAAAGASVK